From Atribacterota bacterium, one genomic window encodes:
- a CDS encoding aspartate-semialdehyde dehydrogenase, giving the protein MANHNVAIVGVTGAVGQEMLRILEERNFPVRELRPLASERSRGKRVVFKGVEIPVEVLSRESFRGVDLALFSAGASISREFAPLAVESGCIVVDNSSAFRYEEDVPLVVPEVNHHRVRDYKKRGIIANPNCTTIISIVPLKPLHDYGKIQRMVVSSYQATSGAGAQAMLELEEQVKNYVEGKNLTAKAFPYQIAFNLIPHIDVFLENGYTKEEMKMVWETRKIMEAPEVRITATCVRVPVFRAHSVSINIETEEKISRQKAVELLSQAPGVKVLDDPASRKYPMPLYVAGQDECFVGRIREDISCEKGLNLWVVGDQLRKGAALNAIQIAELLLQEGCL; this is encoded by the coding sequence ATGGCGAATCATAACGTAGCCATTGTAGGAGTTACTGGAGCCGTTGGTCAGGAGATGCTCAGAATCCTTGAGGAACGGAATTTCCCGGTGAGAGAGCTCAGACCACTGGCTTCAGAGCGTTCTCGGGGAAAGAGGGTCGTTTTTAAGGGGGTTGAAATTCCGGTTGAGGTACTCTCTCGAGAAAGTTTTCGAGGCGTAGATTTGGCCCTTTTCAGTGCCGGAGCTTCCATCAGTCGAGAGTTTGCCCCTCTGGCAGTAGAGTCAGGATGTATTGTGGTGGATAATTCTTCGGCTTTTCGTTACGAAGAGGATGTACCGCTTGTGGTGCCCGAGGTTAATCATCACCGGGTTCGAGATTATAAGAAAAGGGGTATTATTGCGAATCCGAACTGCACCACAATTATCTCCATTGTTCCTTTAAAACCCTTGCACGACTACGGAAAAATCCAGAGGATGGTTGTTTCCAGTTACCAGGCGACCTCTGGAGCGGGAGCCCAGGCTATGCTTGAGCTTGAGGAGCAGGTGAAAAACTATGTTGAGGGGAAAAACCTCACAGCCAAAGCTTTTCCTTATCAGATTGCTTTTAACCTCATTCCCCACATTGATGTGTTTTTGGAAAATGGCTATACCAAGGAAGAGATGAAAATGGTCTGGGAAACTCGCAAAATCATGGAGGCTCCAGAAGTGAGGATTACGGCAACCTGCGTTCGGGTTCCAGTATTTCGAGCGCACTCGGTTTCCATAAACATTGAGACGGAGGAGAAAATTTCTCGCCAAAAGGCTGTTGAATTGCTCTCTCAGGCTCCTGGAGTGAAAGTGCTCGATGACCCAGCAAGCCGGAAATATCCCATGCCCCTTTATGTTGCTGGCCAGGATGAATGTTTTGTGGGTAGGATTCGGGAAGATATTTCCTGTGAGAAAGGTCTCAATCTCTGGGTGGTGGGAGATCAGCTTCGCAAAGGTGCGGCACTCAACGCCATCCAGATTGCTGAACT